In the genome of Paenibacillus pabuli, the window AGCACCATCCGGCTGGTCAATGACAACCAGGATCGCAATTTTGGGATTATTTACAGGTGCAAATCCGATAAATGAAACAACATCCTTGGATTTACTGTAGTCCCCGTTCACAACTTTTCTTGCTGTACCGGTTTTACCTGCTACACGGTATCCTTCGATATAGGCATTGCGTCCGGTACCAATCGTCTGATCCGCTACGACCTGTTCCAGATACCCGCTCACCAGTTTGGAAGACTCCTTGGAAATAACCTGACGAACAACCTTCGGCTTGATTACTTCGGATGAACCGTCATTTGGATTGATAATCTCCTTCACCAAGTGCGGCTCCATGAGTTTCCCACCATTGGCAATGGCTGAAATGGCTGCTACCTGCTGGATTGGCGTTACCTGTACAAGACCATGACCGTAGGCTGCTGTTGCAATTTCCGATTTATAAACCAGCGGCTTGATTGGTGAAGCCGATTCACTCGGCAGATCAATGCCTGTCTTTTTACCAAAACCGAACAGGTCTATGTAATGACGCAAACGTTCACCGCCAAGCATGTTATAGCCCAGATTAACAAACGCAATGTTACTTGAACGTTTGACTCCTTCCAAGTAGGAAATCCGGCCATAGGCATGACCGTTATCACTGATTGGATAGCCACCAATATAGATCCTCTTGGATTCAAACGTAGCATTCGGATCAAACAGCTTCTCTTCAACCGCACCCGCCAAAGTTACAATTTTAAAAGTAGACCCTGGTTCATAGATGGATTGTATCGCATGGTTGACAAAATTTTTCTGATCCGGCGTTTCCGCATACGTATTAGGATTAAAGGTCGGCCAATTGGCCATTCCTAAGATTTCCATTGTGTTGGGATCTGCTGCAATGACAGTCATGCTCAATGGATTGTACTGGGCTACCGCTTCTTTCATTGCATCTTCGATGTAGTACTGAATGGTATCATCAATCGTCAGCTTTAAGTTACTTCCATTCTGTGGTGGAAGGTAGTTGTCCTGGGAATCAGGCAGCTTGTACCCTTTGGCATCCTTCTGATAGTTCAGATAACCATCCGTACCTGTAAGCTGTTCATCATAGGAGACTTCAAGTCCGTTAACCGCTTTGCCATCACGGCTCATGTATCCCAGCAGATGAGAGGCGAGCGTTTCTTCCGGATAAAATCGCTTCGACTCCTGTGTCATGACAATAGCGTTTTTAGCCTTGTAGTCATCCTGAAGTTTTTCGCGAAATTCGTCTACCTTAGCAGCGAGTTCAGGGCTAATTTTATACCCTTCACTTCGTATTTCACGTTGTTGATAGAATGTCCCATCTTTCTTTTTGGCTGTTACAAGTGCGCGCATTTCGCTCTCATTTTTACCCAACAATCCGGATAATTTGTCAATAACCACATCTTCAATCCCAAGTTGATTAATCATCTCCGGATTTACAGATACCGTGTAAGCAGGCGCATCCGTCGCCAAAATGTTACCATTACGGTCTGTGATTGTCCCACGACTCGCCTTGATGGTTTGTTCGCGTTCAACCAACCCAGCTGCTCTTTCCTGCCAAATGCCCCCATTAACAACCTGAATAAAAAAGATGCGGGTTATTAATACAAGAAAAAAGAGGGTAATACATCCCCCTATAAGCAGCGTGCGCATCTTTATTCTTTTTACCATCGGTACACCTCTTTTGCTTCAGCACTTTGTAAGGATTGATACAAAATGTTCTACTTATTTGCTGTATCCGAGGATGATTCAGTACCTGTCGAGTTTGTTGTACTTGTTGAGCGAGGTACAAAAATGACATCCTTGCCGGAAGCCTCAACGTAACCAAGTTTGCGAGCATTCTCGATGACCAGATTGTTCAATTTTTCTTTTTCCATTTGCAGATCTGCAATGTCTTTCTCAGCTTCTCTCACGTCAGACAATGTTGTCTGTGCCTGCTTATTCAGATCATAGATGTGAGCGTAACGCGACATCATTACACCACCCACAACAATAACTGCAAGCAGAGTCATCAAATACAAAAATTTCTCGCGTGCCGGAAGACCGGTACGACGGGTCACCACTTTGGTAGTTTCCTTGTACCGCTGCTGGGTCACACGTTCTTGGGACGCTTTTTCTTTCACTGCCAGATTACCACGTGTATATGCCATACTCCGACTCTCTCCTCTGTTCTTGATTTACAGTTTCTCCGCTACACGCAGCTTCGCTGAACGAGCACGGGAGTTCTCGGCCAGTTCCGTTTCCGTTGGAATCAGCGGCTTTCTGTTCACTAAACGCAAGACACCCTTACCGCCGCAAACACACAACGGGAAATCGGGAGGGCATGTACATTTCTCCAGATAACTGCTAAAAATCTGTTTGCATATCCGGTCCTCAAGTGAGTGAAAAGTAATAACAGATACACGTCCGCCAGGTGCCAAGCACCGAACGGCCTGATGTAACGCTTCTTCGAACGCGCCAAGCTCATCGTTAACCGCAATTCGCAATGCCTGGAAGCTGCGCTTCGCAGGATGTCCACCGGTTCGACGAGCTGCTGCCGGAATACCTTCTTTGATTAATTCTACCAGTTCACCAGTAGTCTCAATCGTAGATTGCTTCCGCTTTTCAACAATGACACGAGCAATTCTTCTGGAGAATTTCTCTTCACCATAGCGATACAAAATGTTGGCAATCTCCTCTTCCGGCCATTCATTAACGATTTCTTTGGCGGTAAGGGATGCATCCTGGTCCATACGCATATCCAACGGAGCATCGTGATTGTAACTAAATCCACGTTCCCCTTCGTCGAATTGCGGTGATGATACGCCCAAGTCATACAAGATACCATCTACCTGCGGCACGCCATCTTTCGTCGGTACATCCAGTTCTTTCAGTACCTGTTCCAGATCACGGAAATTGGTTTTGACCAATGTAATCCGCTCTCCATACGGAGCCAATTTTTCACGCGCGTTATCCAAAGCCCAATCATCCTGATCCAGTGCGATCAGACGTCCCCCTGGACCGAGCTTGGATGCAATCACGGAGCTATGTCCGCCACCGCCTAAAGTGCAGTCCACGTATATACCGTCCTGCTTGATGTTTAAACCCTCTGTTGCCTCTTCTTTGAGTACGGTTATGTGGTGAAACAACCTGCACCCCTCCTGACTTTATAGATCAAAATTAAAATCGACCAGCTTTTCGGCAATGTCGTTGAATGCTTCTTCGGATTGATTGAAATAACTCTCCCATATGCCTTTGCTCCAAATCTCCACCCGGTTCGACACGCCAAGAACAACACAATCCTTGTCCAGCTTGGCATACTCTCTAAGATTGCCCGGCAAATTTACCCTACCCTGTTTGTCCAATTCACATTCGGTGGCACCCGAGAAAAAAAAACGGGTAAACGCACGTGCATCGGATTTCATCAATGGCAGTGCTTTGAGCTTCTGTTCCATGACCCCCCACTCCTCCATGGGGTACACGAAAAGACACTGGTCCAAACCCCGTGTGACAACGAAAGACGGTCCCAGAGATTCGCGGAATTTAGCCGGAATAATAACCCGACCCTTGTCATCAATGCTATGTTGGAACTCCCCCATAAACATTGGCCCACTCACTCCTCACCCGTTTCTCCCACTTTGCCCCACTTTCCACCACCTAAGCATAATAGATTCGCACAAAAAAATCAAAACCCTTCTTGCTGGCTTTACTTTTTTTCATTTCGCAACCGCAAAAAAACGCCTCTGATCCTGTCACTCAGGATCAAAGACGTTTCCCGTTTACGGGCAATCGTACGTACACCCGCGTATGAGCCATATCATTAATAAACCATTTTAAACCCTTTGAAGCACTTAATCAGCTTGTAATTAATGGATGCCTTTTAGAATTTCCAGCTGTCCAGATATTTTTCCTGTTCTGCTGACAGGGAATCGATCGCAATATTCAGACTTTCCAGTTTGTAGCTGGCAACCTGTTGATCAATGTCATAAGGTACATTAACAACGGTTTTACCCAGTTCTGCATAGTTCTCGCTCACATAACGCAAACCCAGCGCTTGCAATGCAAACGTCGTATCCATAATCTCGGCAGGATGTCCATCGGCCGCACCCAGGTTTACCAGACGTCCTTCAGCCAACAAATACATCTTACGGCCATCTTTGAAACGATATTCTTCAATGTTGCGACGTACGGTGCGAATCGAATCGGAACGTTTAGCAAGTTCCGGTTTGTTCACTTCCACGTCAAAGTGACCTGCATTACTCAGAATTGCTCCATCCTTCATCACGTCATAATGTTCTCCAGTGATTACGTCTTTATTGCCGGTAACAGCTATGAAGAAATCACCCAATTTGGCAGCTTCCACCATCGTCATGACACGGAATCCGTCCATATGTGCTTCTACGGCTTTAATAGGATCAATTTCAGTTACGATAACGTTTGCTCCGAGCCCTTTCGCACGCATCGCTACACCTTTACCACACCATCCATAACCCGCTACAACTACGTTTTTTCCTGCTACGACCAGATTCGTTGTACGGATGATACCATCAAATGCAGACTGACCTGTACCGTAACGGTTGTCAAACAGATATTTGCAATAAGCGTCATTGACTGCAACCATTGGGAATCTCAATTGGCCTTCTTTCGCCAAAGCTTTCAGACGAATGATCCCCGTTGTCGTTTCCTCTGCTCCCCCACGAATTGTGGCAGCAAGATCAGGACGTTCGGATGCGATAATGGTCGCAAAGTCTCCGCCATCATCAATAATCAGATCAGGTTTTACTTCAAGTGCACGGAGTTGCAGTTCTTTGAACTCTACAGGGGCCGGATTATGTTTGGCATACACCGTAACGCCGTCTTCCACCAAAGCAGCACAAACATCATCCTGTGTTGACAATGGGTTGCTGTGTGTAATCGTCACTTCTGCACCACCAGCTTGAATGACTTTTGCCAGATAAGCCGTTTTAGCCTCAAGATGAAGGCAGATGGCTACTTTCAAACCTTTAAACGGCAGATCCTGTTCAAATTGGCGACGAATTCGGTTCAATACCGGCATATGCGCTTCTACCCAATCAATTTTCAGGTGTCCTTCCGAAGCAAGTTTCATATCCTTAACGATACTATTTTGCAATGCAGGGGTAGTCATCCCTCATCCTCCTCGATTTATCTATTTCTTCTATATATATAAGAGGTCACTACAATGTAATCACTTGGTGTTGTCCACGGAATTCGCTCTGACTTTCAATCAGTTGCCCAATCCACTCGGTTCCATAACGATTCAGGTAAAAGAGTGCATTATGTACTCGTTCCTGCGGTTTGTTCATGGGAAAGAGTGAGTTTTGCATCCCGTTCCAGTGCCTTAGGCTCACATTGTGTTTATCTTTGATGGCTTTGTGGGTCTGTTGTTGCAGATACTGCATCTGTTCACTGATCTTGCCCAGATTGGTATTTCCAATTCGGTCCAGGCCAGGATGGATCTCTGTGATCTGTTCAAGCAATGGACGATATAAATCAGCAAACGCTTGCTGAACTCGCTCAAACTGTTCATCGACCTGGAAAGCCTCCTGCTGTGCCAGCCATTGTTCCTTCTTTTCTTCCATATGATACTGAACATCCTGGAAAGAAAGGCCGTACTGCTTCATATGTTTGTGATGAACATCCTCCATTATGGTAAAGGAAAGACGTGGAAGCAAGATCGGCATCTGTAGCCCGAACCGGTTAAACGCTTCACGCGTCAATCCCCAATACGCAATCTCGCCTTGCCCCAAGATAACAGCAGCTACAGGTAATATAGAATCTTGCATTAATGGCCGGGTCAATACATTGTTGCTAAATCGCTCGGGATGTTCAGCTAATTCCTGAAGCAATCTCTCTTCTGTAAATGAAACCAGACCTTTACGGTCGCTGTACAAGCCGTCTTTCAACATCAGAAGCAGCCGCGCCCCTTCATGTATGTAAAACAGATTGGCCCCATCTTCCGCGACTTCAGCAGGCATGGCATATCCGGCTTGTTCCAATGCGGCAGCGCCTTGTACATATGCTTGGCGTAATGTCCCATTTTCACGAATTAGGCGTTCAAATATAGGCTGTTCAAGCCTGCGCAAATCCGGATCTGCAGCATCCAGCAGAATAAGTCCACTTTTGCCAAACAACGCTGAGATTAACCGTGCAAACGCATCACTCAGGTTCGAACTCGACTGATGGATCTCCATAACCAGCTTCATTAAACCTGGTTTGTGAACCGTATCTGGTAACAGATGCTCCACCTGCTTCAACACGGTCGTCCATTGTTCCGTTTCCACATGGACATTACTCACGGAATCCCTGCCTGCAAACCGTCCTTGTAACTTGATCTTTGTCATGTCACCGCTGGCGTCAGGCAAGTACGTGTGGTTAACTTCATCCCAGTCATGGTCTTCTCCTGCAATCCAAAAAACGGGAACGACAGGCCGCTGTAGCCTGTTCTCCGCTTCTCGCGCAGCTGCAACAACACTTGCTGCTTTGTAAATAACAAACAACGGACCTGTAAGCAGGCCGCTTTGCTGCCCTCCCGTAACAACTAACGCATCTTGTTCCGCGAGACGTGTGATGGATTCATGAACTGCGCCATGATCGTTCACACGTTTATTATATATGCGTAGATACTCTGCCAGACGTTGACGAGGAATACGTGTGTTCTCCGATTGGTCCAGCCACTCGGCACGCGTATGAAGCCCCGATTCCCAGCGAATGTCATACTCGTAAAGGCCACGCGCAGCATCCCTTGAACAGACATAGTCTTCTGCAAGTCGCGTTCCGCTGCGGAGTGCCTCGGTAATACCTTTCATGAGGTCTGCCTCCTATTCTGCTTCAAAGAGCCTTTCTTGATTGTACCGAATGAGTGCCCTCTTCGTCAAAAGAAAGTGCATCAAAAAATAAAAAACCGCCGAACAACGGCGGCGGTTTGATATTCATGGATAAGTCCAAATGAAATTTGTACTTTTTATACGTAAGGTTCTGCAACCCAGTGACCTTTGGATACCTCAATCAATTGAGCGTTCTGCAGGTTGTATGGATCATTTGCAGGTCCACCAGATCCATTTTTAAGTGCCTGTTCTTCTGGCAGCAGAATGCGACGTTTGCTCGCTTCTACCTCCGGATCAGGTACAGGGATCGCAGACAGCAATGTTTTGGTGTATGGGTGAATCGGATTCGCATACAGTTCTTCACTTTCTGCCAACTCCACCACTTTACCCATATACATTACAGCTACACGGTCACTGATATGTTTAACCATGGACAAGTCATGCGCAATAAACAGGTATGTCAAGCCGAGGCGCTGCTGAAGTTCTTCAAGCAAATTAACGACCTGAGCCTGAATGGACACGTCCAATGCAGACAATGGCTCATCACAGATAATGAATTTAGGGTCTACAGCCAATGCACGGGCAATCCCGATCCGTTGTCTTTGACCACCTGAGAATTCATGTGGATAACGGAGTGCATGGCTGGGATTCAGACCGACAAGATCAAGCAGTTCTTCAACGCGTCTCTTACGCTCAGCCTTACTTGATGCCAGACCATGAATATCAAGAGATTCACCGATGATATCCATAACGTTGAAACGTGGATTCAAAGACGCATAAGGATCCTGGAAAATCATCTGCATGTCTTTACGCATTTCTTTCATTTTGCGTGGCGACAGCTTGTAGATATCTGTTCCATTAAAGTTAACACTTCCGCCTGTTGGCTCATAAAGGCGCAGAATTGTACGGCCTGTTGTGGATTTACCACAACCAGACTCCCCTACAACTCCAAGCGTTTCGCCTTCAAAAATATCAAAGCTGACATCATTAACCGCTTTGAGAATGTTTCCTTTGCCCAAATTGAAGTATTGTTTCAGGTTCTTCACTTGAACCAGCGGCTTGTTGGCACCTTTGATAATACCAACTGGAGTAGGCTTTTCTTTTTTGGGCTCGTCCAGACGAGGAAGAGCATTCAGCAATTTAATGGTGTATGGATGTTGAGGATTGCTGAAGATTTCAGCAGTTGTTCCTGTTTCAACAACTTCGCCTTCCTTCATAACAACAACACGATCACACATTCCAGCTACTACTCCAAGGTCATGCGTAATAAGCATGATGGAAGTTCCAAGTTTTTGCTGCATATCTTTCATAACATCCAGGATTTGTGCCTGAATCGTTACGTCGAGTGCAGTTGTTGGTTCATCCGCAATCAGAAGAGAAGGACGGCATGCCAAGGCAATCGCAATCATAGCACGCTGGCGCATACCACCGGAAAATTGGTGCGGGTAATGATTCATGCGAACTTCCGCATTTTTGATGCCAACAAGCTCAAGCATTTCCAAAGCTCTTTTTTCAGCTTCTTTTTTGGACATGTTCTGATGCTTGCGAAGTACCTCGGTAATTTGCTTACCCACTTTGATGGTAGGATTCAAAGAAGTCATTGGATCCTGGAAGATCATGCCGATATCTTTACCACGGATGGCTTCCATCTGTTTATCTGTCTTATTCAGCAGGTCCTTCCCGTGAAAAGTAATTTCTCCGCTTTTGACCTTCGAAGGCGGGGAGGGAATCAATTTCATGATGGTTTGGGCAGTAACACTCTTACCACTACCGGATTCACCTACGATCCCCAGCGTCTCTCCTTTGCCAAGTTCAAAACTCACATTTTTAACGGCATCAAACTCACCAGAACGCGTCGTAAATGACACACTCAGGTCTTTGACTGTTAAAATCGGCTCCATAATCCCACCTCCTGTTTCTATTTACGTAATTTCGGATCAAGCGCGTCGCGCAAGCCGTCACCAAGCAAGTTAAATGCGAGCATTGTCATAACCATCAAACCTGCTGGGAACCACATCCGCCAAGGATACAGTGTCCAGCCAGTAAGTGCATCATTGATCATAGATCCAAGAGAAGATTTAGGTGCAGATACACCCAATCCGAGGAAGCTCAAAAATGCTTCTGCGAAGATGGCATTTGGGATGGACAACGTCAATGTAACGAGAATGGGTCCGACAGCATTTGGCAGCAAATGACGGAAGAGTTGACGTCCAGTGCTTGCGCCCATGGAACGAGCAGCAAGGATAAAGTCTCTGTTTTTGAGCTGCATAATCTCACCACGCACAATCCAGGACATACTGATCCAGCCTGTGATGGTAAGTGCAATGATAATCGTTGTCAGACTTGGCTCCAATACAACCAGCAAAAGGATAACAACGAGCATGTAAGGCAGGGAGTACAGGATCTCGGAGAACTTGTTCATGATGCCGTCAACACGTCCACCGTAGAAGCCCATAATCGCTCCATAAATTACCCCGATGACAAGGTCAATCAAAGCAGCAGCCAAACCTACAGTAAGAGACACACGTGCCCCTACCCAGGTTCTTACCCATACATCACGACCCAGTTCATCTGTTCCGAACCAATGTTCAGCACTCGGTGCAGCATTGGCATTCAACAAATCATTGGAATAATAATTATAGCTTGTGAACAAAGAAGTTGGACCAATCATAGAGAAAATGACAACAAGGACTAGAACAGCCAAACTAATCATAGCGGCCTTGTTCGTTGCAAGTCTATACATAGCGTCTTTGAATAGCGATACACTCTCTTGCGATTTCAACGCTGCCTGACTATCCAGGCCTGTGTTCACCGTTTCATTATTGTTGTTATTCGTGCCAGACAACGTTATGCCCCCTTCCGGCTTTCTAGCTTAATTCTAGGATCGATCAGCACGTAAGCAATATCCGTCAGGAAACGTGCAAGCATCAAGAGAATTCCATAGAAGATTGTGATCCCCATAATCATCGTATAATCACGATTCGTAATACTTTCTACAAATACTTTACCAATTCCACCAATGTTAAAGATTTGCTCAATAACAACGGAACCTGTGATAATATTTGCTGTCATCGGACCAACATAAGTAACGACTGGCAGAATACCGTTCCGTAAAACGTGTCTAAACATGATAGCAGGCCATTTCAAACCTTTGGCTTTAGCAGTCTTGATGTAATCTGCATGCAGCACTTCCAACATGCTTGAACGCGTCAAACGCGCGATAAAGGCAATTGGTGATGCAGACAAGGCTGCAACCGGAAGCACATAGTCGAGTGGGCCGTCGAAGCCCATAACGTTAAACCAGCCGAGTTTTGACGCAAAAATATACTGTATCAGAGATGCGAGCAAAAAGCTTGGAACGGCAATCCCTATAACAGCGAGAATCATCGTGATATCATCAATCAACTTCCGATGGTAAACTGCGGCAAGAAGCCCCAACAAGACACCCACAACAATTGAGATAATAATCGCAAAGATCCCTAGCTTCAGAGATGCTGTAAACGTTTGAGTGATCATACCAGATACATCTTGATTCAGGTATTTCATAGAAACCCCAAAATCACCTTTGATGATTCCACCCATATACTTCAGGTATTGTTCATACATCGGTTTGTCCAAACCATACTTCACTTCTAAAAGTGCCCGGATTTCAGGTGATACCTTTTTCTCGGATGTAAAAGGGTCACCCGGAATGGCCTTCATCAGGAAGAAGGTTGCTGATGCGAGTATGAAAAGCGATAGCAGCATAAATAGCAGTTTTTTCAGCACGTACTTAACCAACCCTTGCACACCTCCACAAACAATATTTTGTATACAAATCGATTGTAGAATTAGACATGAATAATGTCCAATCCATTTATCGGAAATTTCAAGAATTATAAGGAAAATCGGTGCACATACAAAAAAATCGGGATATATATGGAATTCCACATATATATCCCGAAGTAATCATATAGACTTCAGAACAACTTATTTCTCTTCCAGATATGCACGAGTGAAGTCAATTGCTCCACTGAAATCAAGTTGTACGCCTTTCAGGTAAGGCTTAGTCAAAGATACATTAGTGTAGTAATAGATCGGCATTACTGCCATTTCATCTTGAATCAGGATTTTCTCTGCATCAGCAAAAGCAGCCATACGTGTAGCTGGATCAGCAGATTTCACAGTTTCTTTAACATCTTTGTCAAACTGTTCGTTGCTAAATTTAGCATCATTGTTTGTGTTACCTGTTGTCCACATTTCCAAGAAGTTGTACGGATCGTTGTAGTCCGCAGACCAGCCCGCACGAGCCACTTGGAAGTTTTGATTTTGACGGTTCTCAAGGAATACGCCCCACTCTTGGTTTTCCGTTTTCACGTCAACACCAAGGTTTTTCTTCCACATGTCAGCAACAGCAAGCGCGATTTTCGCGTGACCGTCACTAGTGTTGTAGATCAAAGTTACAGCTGGCAATGTTGTGTAGCCTTCTTCTTTCATACCTTCAGCAAGCAATTTCTTAGCTTCTTCTACGTTTTCAGTGAAGTAGTCATCTTTGTGCTCATCACGGAATTCGCCGTTTTCACCGCGGATACCTGGAGGTACAAAGCCGAAAGCTGGAATTTGTCCACCTTGTGTTACTTTGTCAACAATCAATTGACGCTCGATTGACATTGCAAAAGCCTTACGGATTTTAACGTTGTTAAATGGAGCTTCATTAACGTTGAACTGGTAGTAGTACGTACTTGCAATACCAGTAGCTTTAAACTCGTCCGGCAATTCCGCTTTTACAGAAGGAATTTGGTCGGAAGGAATTTCACCGTTAGGTGCGCCTGTGTAGTCCAATTGTCCGGACTTGTAAGCTTGCAGTTCGGAAGCACTGCTGCTTGTCAGGGACATGTTGATTTCAGACAATTTGATGTCAGAAGCTGCATGATAGCCTTCGTTTTTCTTCACAACGATTTTTTGACCTTTAGCGTATTGATCCATTGTGAATGGTCCGTTAACGATCATGTTTTTGTAATCTGTGAAAAATTTATCATTCGTGTCAGCAGACTTGTGTACTGGGTAGTACGTGTAGAATGCTGTCAGACCCAAGAAGTAAGGTGTTGGGTTTTCCAACGTTACTTCCAGCGTGTGCTCATCAGTAGCTTTAACACCTACTTGAGAGAAGTCTGTAATTTTAGTACCTTTATATGTTTCGTCTTTGCTCAGGTTGTAACCCTCAGCACCTTTGATATAGTACAATTGGTAAGCGTATGGAGAAGCTGTTTCCGGTTTCAACGCACGTTCCCAAGAACGTACAAAATCTTCGGCAGTGATTGCATCACCATTGCTCCATTTAGCGTCCGGGTTCAGGTTGAAAACATATTTCAAACCATCTTCGGAGATTGTCCAGTCTTTAGCAACGCCTGGAGCTTCTTTGCCATCAGCGTCGATACGAACAAGACCTTCATACAAAAATTTCAGAACAGTGTTGGTTTGGCTGTCTTTTGCTTGAGCCGGATCCAACGTAGGAGGTTCAGCTGTCAGGTTAATTTTCAGCACTTGATCTTTTGCGAGACCATTACTCTCGCCTGCAGAACCAGTATCGGTGTTACCTGTGCCTTCGTTTTTCGATCCGCACGCTGCAAGTACGGTACCGAACGCCAGAATCAGCGTCAAAAGGACTAATAGACTTTTCCTTTTCATCTAACACTTTCCCCCTAAATTGATGTGGTATATGTTTATAGATTATACAACCACCGGTCAAAAAAATCTACATTACTTTTTCAGAAAGTAATGTTTTTTTCAGTTTTCGACAAAATCGACACATTTTTTAGCTCTTTTGCGTTATGTATCCTCACATCTGATTCATAAAGTATCTAAATAATCCAAATATAGTAAACAAAATATACCCAAAACTCATTATGACAAAAGCCATGCGCCAAACGGCCCGGAACATTCTACCCCCATCGACCTTACCTTTGAGTCGATTTTGCGCCCCTCCGATGAATCCAAGGGCTATTAGTATGAGTATAAGTGTTAAATAAAATCCAAAATTCGAATCAAATGTTAAGTTGAATAACGCCGATACAGAGAAAATAAGGAATAAGGTTGTTACATCCATTGCCGAGCGCAACGCCACACGCTTATCTTTTTTCCATCCATACATGATCCAATAAACAAGAAAAAACGGAAAGAACGGCAGTATGCTCAGCACAATAAAAAATCCCATTAACTCACTCCTTCCGGTTGCATACCTTCAATCAGATGAAGCAATACTTCATGCGTTGGCGCAGACAGGCCACACCGACACGCCATGCTAACGATTTGCCCGTTAATGGATCGCACCTCCGTTTGTTGTCCACGCAGAACATCCGACAGCATAGAAGATGTATTAGAGGCTGTAGAACGACAGACAGAGAGAATTTGTTCCCATGCATCCACATCAAGAAAAATTCCGCTTGCTTCATATACTGCCAATGCCTCATTATACAGCTGTTGCATCAACACGATTCGCTCTTCCTTTGTAGTTAACTCACCGTTAGGAATACGCCATATCGCGGTAAGAGGATTAATAACAGCATTAATTAACAACTTCCTATAAATCAGCTTATCGATTTCATTCGACACTGTACAGCCAAATCCTGCCTGCTGCAAAAGTCCCTGTAAACGAATGAGTTTATTTTGATCCATTGGCATTAGAGATGTGAGCCCTATATCTGCACTTTTGCCCAACCAAGTCTCTCCCTTACCCGCACGAATAACCCCATCTGGCTGACGCTTAGACCCTTCTGTGGTTATGACGCTGTATATATTGGAATGCGGCATACTGGATTGTATATCATCCAAATGTCCAACCCCGTTTTGGAAACATGCGATGTTGAGCACTTGTGTCTTCAATGAACCCATTTCACGTATAACATCATGTATCGCGGTCTGTTTCACCATGAACAGTAGCCAATCTCCAGGAGAGTGTTCCCATACACGGGTTAACTCCATAATTGGCTTGACCTGGATATGATCAGGCTTAATCAGGATGGTTTTCTCCCGTTCGATGACTTTAAAGCCTTCCTTGCTCAGATTATCCGCCTGTTCAGCCGTTCTGGTCCAGAATCGAACCTTGTTGCCTGCGTCCTGAAGCTTTCCTCCATA includes:
- a CDS encoding peptide ABC transporter substrate-binding protein, yielding MKRKSLLVLLTLILAFGTVLAACGSKNEGTGNTDTGSAGESNGLAKDQVLKINLTAEPPTLDPAQAKDSQTNTVLKFLYEGLVRIDADGKEAPGVAKDWTISEDGLKYVFNLNPDAKWSNGDAITAEDFVRSWERALKPETASPYAYQLYYIKGAEGYNLSKDETYKGTKITDFSQVGVKATDEHTLEVTLENPTPYFLGLTAFYTYYPVHKSADTNDKFFTDYKNMIVNGPFTMDQYAKGQKIVVKKNEGYHAASDIKLSEINMSLTSSSASELQAYKSGQLDYTGAPNGEIPSDQIPSVKAELPDEFKATGIASTYYYQFNVNEAPFNNVKIRKAFAMSIERQLIVDKVTQGGQIPAFGFVPPGIRGENGEFRDEHKDDYFTENVEEAKKLLAEGMKEEGYTTLPAVTLIYNTSDGHAKIALAVADMWKKNLGVDVKTENQEWGVFLENRQNQNFQVARAGWSADYNDPYNFLEMWTTGNTNNDAKFSNEQFDKDVKETVKSADPATRMAAFADAEKILIQDEMAVMPIYYYTNVSLTKPYLKGVQLDFSGAIDFTRAYLEEK
- a CDS encoding DUF3397 domain-containing protein yields the protein MGFFIVLSILPFFPFFLVYWIMYGWKKDKRVALRSAMDVTTLFLIFSVSALFNLTFDSNFGFYLTLILILIALGFIGGAQNRLKGKVDGGRMFRAVWRMAFVIMSFGYILFTIFGLFRYFMNQM
- a CDS encoding ketopantoate reductase family protein, with protein sequence MIIDVVGSGSLGLLYGGKLQDAGNKVRFWTRTAEQADNLSKEGFKVIEREKTILIKPDHIQVKPIMELTRVWEHSPGDWLLFMVKQTAIHDVIREMGSLKTQVLNIACFQNGVGHLDDIQSSMPHSNIYSVITTEGSKRQPDGVIRAGKGETWLGKSADIGLTSLMPMDQNKLIRLQGLLQQAGFGCTVSNEIDKLIYRKLLINAVINPLTAIWRIPNGELTTKEERIVLMQQLYNEALAVYEASGIFLDVDAWEQILSVCRSTASNTSSMLSDVLRGQQTEVRSINGQIVSMACRCGLSAPTHEVLLHLIEGMQPEGVS